One part of the Gadus macrocephalus chromosome 8, ASM3116895v1 genome encodes these proteins:
- the LOC132462548 gene encoding uncharacterized protein LOC132462548 isoform X1: MAVDSGQNLVLPALGRPCMGLLYDFREDSLIPALTYWDREPLEKEEDERPQPNSDQAEASVKASFLCELVWVEDSSTFLSDCTISSNQSRVTNKCNKPYEFHQTTKYPIDVKPHVFESGKATHVEKGILYGAYFVFDHEVSEKEDRQERKGKLTGIHKRTKMEGQDSLMGDTHIANVEKFYHKFHGDTYHNKPNQSVSKWLGINRENAVPQKVWLKPLKIQNLDSADSQLVQQIKERLINDAQNALKVLQQMEIGLFEIQVYPQITKDFAALVTKSASNLEILIKPTSPIASVPHFKEILKELLSSLYLQRKFEILCTLNDIMPNMAIITSDKDLQPEVEGDRPTVCLVLPSFVESTGQHDLLISEVMYKVLEKAKLFKDFAEANKENENIKFLIAAISDDRKNHATLHLYKNGSLDNDDFEPPSKPEMTPGDITHNSVTLNISPPQFGLTTVTHYTVEFRARGCTTWYRRKENKAGHVTVLDLQMNKEYQFRCKANCAVGLSQGCEALIKTLPYSPQEKLQVERHSTDLSVSWEKPTELGHGVEIKDYILEYAETFSEQKHEELTWKKRQFQGNRVTISLQPSTSYTIKVRCDTGHAGLGIESEVSRTNKRESGIQKIKKLSTFMEGRAPEVFRLPLERNNNGIDGSESYTFGQNNMKQNYTIMFLGETGSGKSTLINGMINHILGIDWTDSFRFKIKDEGPLKSQTESQTTHITVYKVNHQDWFKIPYSVTLIDTPGFGSTRGKESDWKFTEKISSFLDSAKGVLKIDKVCLVTQASLARLTTAQKNVFDSVTSIFGKDVAKKICMLVTFTDGQLPPVLEAINASNVPCPKTKNGLPLHFKFNNSALFADNRSVHDRTDEDRDEGMDVEPVDEMFWKMGAKNMDRFFTALEKMTNQSTKEFLNEQSPLEADEKEGIPAQNW, from the exons atgGCCGTGGACAGTGGTCAGAACCTAGTGCTGCCAGCACTGGGCCGGCCCTGTATGGGGTTGCTCTACGACTTTCGCGAAGACTCACTGATCCCCG CTTTGACATATTGGGACCGGGAGCCCTTAGAGAAAGAAGAAGATGAAAGACCCCAACCCAACAGTGACCAAGCTGAAGCTTCAGTGAAAGCCAGTTTTCTATGCGAACTGGTTTGGGTAGAAGATTCGTCAACATTCCTCTCAGATTGTACGATTTCCTCAAATCAGTCTAGAGTGACCAATAAATGTAATAAGCCTTATGAGTTTCATCAGACGACAAAGTATCCCATTGACGTGAAACCTCATGTGTTTGAGTCTGGAAAAGCAACACACGTAGAGAAAGGTATCCTTTATGGGGCCTACTTTGTGTTTGACCATGAGGTGTCAGAAAAGGAAGATCGGCAAGAACGGAAGGGCAAATTAACGGGGATACATAAAAGGACAAAGATGGAGGGCCAAGATTCTCTGATGGGAGACACTCACATTGCAAATGTTGAAAAGTTCTACCACAAATTCCATGGGGACACATATCACAACAAACCCAATCAAAGCGTATCTAAGTGGTTGGGAATAAACAGAGAGAACGCAGTGCCTCAGAAGGTCTGGTTAAAACCACTGAAGATTCAGAATCTGGATTCTGCTGACTCTCAACTGGTTCAACAGATAAAGGAAAGATTAATCAACGATGCTCAGAATGCCCTGAAGGTTCTCCAGCAGATGGAAATTGGGTTATTCGAAATCCAGGTATACCCACAGATTACGAAAGATTTCGCAGCACtggttacaaaatctgcatccAATTTGGAGATCCTTATCAAACCAACGAGTCCAATTGCATCCGTACCTCATTTCAAAGAAATCCTGAAAGAGTTACTGTCTTCCCTCTACCTGCAGAGAAAATTCGAAATCCTTTGCACTTTGAATGACATAATGCCCAACATGGCGATCATCACCAGTGACAAAGATCTGCAACCTGAGGTTGAAGGAGACAGACCTACTGTGTGCTTGGTTTTGCCCTCCTTCGTTGAATCAACCGGACAACACGATTTGTTAATTTCAGAAGTAATGTACAAGGTCCTAGAGAAGGCAAAGCTCTTCAAAGATTTTGCAGAGGCAAACAAGGAGAACGAAAACATCAAGTTTCTAATAGCTGCGATAAGTGATGATCGGAAAAATCATGCAACTCTCCACCTCTACAAGAATGGCTCCTTAGACAACGACGATTTTGAACCACCTTCGAAGCCAGAGATGACCCCAGGTGACATAACCCATAACAGTGTAACACTGAATATTTCCCCTCCTCAATTTGGGTTAACAACTGTCACCCACTACACTGTAGAGTTCCGTGCCCGTGGTTGCACTACTTGGTATAGACGAAAAGAGAATAAGGCTGGACATGTCACAGTGTTAGACTTGCAGATGAATAAAGAGTATCAGTTCAGGTGTAAAGCCAACTGCGCAGTCGGCCTCAGTCAGGGCTGTGAAGCTTTAATTAAAACCTTACCATACAGTCCTCAAGAAAAATTGCAAGTGGAACGTCATTCTACAGATTTATCAGTCAGCTGGGAGAAACCAACCGAGCTAGGGCATGGAGTAGAGATCAAGGATTACATCTTAGAATATGCTGAAACATTTTCAGAACAGAAACATGAAGAACTGACATGGAAAAAACGACAATTCCAAGGCAACAGAGTCACAATCAGTCTGCAGCCATCGACGTCCTACACTATCAAAGTCAGATGTGACACTGGACATGCGGGCCTTGGCATAGAATCTGAAGTCTCGCGGACAAACAAGCGGGAATCTGGGAtccaaaagataaaaaaattaagcaCATTTATGGAAGGCCGTGCTCCTGAAGTTTTCAGGTTACCCCTTGAGAGAAACAATAATGGGATAGATGGATCAGAGAGCTACACATTTGGCCAAAACAACATGAAGCAAAATTACACAATCATGTTTCTGGGCGAAACAGGTTCAGGGAAGTCAACTCTGATCAATGGAATGATCAACCACATCCTGGGCATAGATTGGACAGACTCTTTCCGCTTTAAAATAAAAGATGAGGGCCCGTTGAAGTCACAAACAGAAAGTCAGACAACCCACATTACTGTCTACAAAGTCAACCATCAAGATTGGTTCAAAATCCCTTATTCTGTAACCCTCATTGACACTCCGGGTTTCGGCTCCACAAGGGGAAAAGAGAGTGACTGGAAGTTCACAGAGAAGATCAGCAGTTTCTTGGACTCGGCAAAGGGAGTCTTGAAGATAGATAAAGTTTGTTTAGTCACCCAGGCTTCTCTAGCAAGACTAACAACTGCACAGAAGAATGTCTTTGATTCAGTCACGTCCATCTTTGGTAAAGACGTGGCAAAGAAGATTTGCATGCTGGTCACATTTACAGACGGTCAGCTGCCTCCTGTTCTCGAGGCGATCAACGCTTCCAATGTTCCATGTCCTAAAACCAAGAATGGACTGCCATTGCACTTCAAATTCAACAACTCTGCACTGTTTGCGGACAATAGATCTGTCCATGACAGAACTGATGAAGACCGTGATGAAGGCATGGATGTTGAGCCCGTTGATGAAATGTTTTGGAAAATGGGGGCCAAAAACATGGATAGATTCTTCACTGCCTTGGAGAAAATGACCAATCAATCAACCAAAGAGTTTCTCAATGAGCAAAGTCCGTTGGAGGCTGATGAAAAGGAGGGTATCCCGGCACAGAACTGGTGA